In Arthrobacter sp. SLBN-83, one DNA window encodes the following:
- the dcd gene encoding dCTP deaminase, with amino-acid sequence MLISDRDIRAEIDSQRIVLEPYDPAMVQPSSVDVRIDKFFRLFDNHKYAHIDPAQEQPELTRLVEVEQDEAFILHPGEFVLGSTYETVTLPDDIAARLEGKSSLGRLGLLTHSTAGFIDPGFSGHVTLELSNMATLPIKLWPGMKIGQLCFFRLSSAAEYPYGQGEYGNRYQGQRGPTASRSHLNFHRTSI; translated from the coding sequence GTGCTGATCTCTGACCGTGACATTCGAGCCGAAATTGATTCCCAGCGGATCGTGCTGGAACCGTACGATCCGGCGATGGTCCAGCCGTCGTCCGTGGATGTCCGGATTGATAAGTTCTTCCGCTTGTTCGACAACCACAAGTACGCGCACATTGATCCCGCGCAGGAGCAGCCCGAACTGACCCGGCTGGTGGAAGTGGAGCAGGACGAGGCCTTCATCCTGCACCCGGGGGAGTTTGTCCTGGGTTCCACCTATGAGACCGTGACGCTGCCCGATGACATCGCTGCCCGGCTGGAAGGCAAGTCATCGCTGGGCCGGCTGGGCCTGCTGACGCACTCCACTGCAGGGTTCATCGACCCCGGCTTTTCCGGCCACGTCACCCTTGAGCTGTCCAACATGGCAACCCTGCCCATCAAGCTGTGGCCGGGCATGAAGATTGGCCAGCTCTGCTTTTTCCGGCTGAGTTCGGCTGCAGAGTACCCGTACGGCCAGGGGGAATACGGAAACCGGTACCAGGGCCAGCGCGGCCCCACCGCCAGCCGCAGCCACCTGAACTTCCACCGCACCAGCATTTAG
- a CDS encoding Na+/H+ antiporter subunit A, producing the protein MITVLAVHFSVAVLAPFLFRVWGRNTFYALAAVPAISFGWLMLQHGPIYSGPGTITEIFEWIPSLHLELAFRMDALAWVMSLLVLGVGSLVLVYCARYFKRKDQDLGAFGAQLLAFAGAMFGLVTADDLLLLFIFWELTTILSYLLIGFARTRLAARRSALQALMVTTAGGLAMLVGLIMLGYTAGTYRISSIMEQAAALATGPSAAMVSAAVVLIMVGAITKSALVPFHFWLPGAMAAPTPVSAYLHAAAMVKAGIYLVARLAPGFSETAYWQPVVLGLGLATMLVGGYRALRQTDIKLILAYGTVSQLGFLTMVVGLGTPDAALAGLAMLLAHGLFKATLFLVVGIIDHQSGTRDVRKLSGVFRSSRALGIVAAIGAASMAGIPLLGGFVAKESVLEAFVHHAKEPHSGPWALVVLVGLVLGSILTFAYSARFMWGAFAVKPGVEPTPFKAITPSFLAAPAILSLLTIVYGLWPLPVDAWIQPYAALFASTAPDAGTPAEQAGHLALWHGFTPALGLTALTFVLGAAMYFGRSAVARAQSLVPAWVDGDRAYQLTIGALDDAAVWITGRTQRGSLYFYLAVILSVAFVLPLVAIVLGGTAMPQNVYLVDPNSPLQLVAGAGIVIGALAAVKANKRFLAVLMVSVTGYGIALVFALQGAPDLALTQMLVETIILVAFVLAMRSLPPELRDRTGGRYRVVRVIIGVGFGVTMVFAAIFAMGARTAIPISLQFPQLAYEGGGGLNVVNVTLVDIRAWDTFGEISVLALAATGVASLIFVRGRGDRLQASASVAEGTVGRYRGVDPGSRDGAALAISRRFAASARDAWIVAGRTLAPERRSIIFEVITRLIFHSMIIFSLYLLLAGHNLPGGGFAGGLTAGLALTIRYLAGGRFELREAAPISAGGLLGTGLALAAVSGVMPLLLGGQVFQSAIIQVWLPVFGDIKFVTSTIFDIGVYIVVVGLVLDVLRSLGAEIDEHMEERSAGGGHEPDHDRHGREPDRMQVQGQREQDQQEQEPDGIPAETTVKGHA; encoded by the coding sequence GTGATCACAGTCCTTGCCGTGCACTTTTCGGTGGCTGTCCTCGCGCCCTTCCTTTTCAGGGTCTGGGGCCGCAACACTTTTTATGCGCTTGCTGCAGTTCCCGCGATTTCCTTCGGCTGGCTGATGCTCCAGCACGGCCCCATCTATTCCGGGCCCGGAACCATCACCGAGATCTTCGAATGGATCCCCAGCCTCCATCTGGAACTGGCTTTCCGCATGGACGCGCTGGCCTGGGTGATGTCCCTCCTGGTCCTCGGCGTCGGCTCCCTGGTGCTGGTCTACTGCGCGCGGTACTTCAAGAGGAAGGACCAGGACCTGGGTGCGTTCGGTGCCCAGCTGCTGGCCTTTGCCGGTGCCATGTTCGGCCTGGTCACCGCGGATGACCTCCTGCTGCTGTTCATCTTCTGGGAACTGACCACCATCCTGTCCTACCTGCTGATCGGTTTCGCCCGGACCAGGCTTGCCGCCCGCCGCTCCGCCCTCCAAGCGCTGATGGTCACCACCGCCGGCGGCCTGGCCATGCTGGTGGGCCTCATCATGCTCGGCTACACCGCCGGGACCTACCGCATTTCCAGCATCATGGAGCAAGCCGCCGCGCTGGCAACCGGCCCTTCGGCCGCCATGGTGAGCGCCGCCGTCGTCCTCATCATGGTCGGTGCCATCACCAAATCCGCGCTGGTCCCGTTCCACTTCTGGCTGCCCGGCGCCATGGCCGCGCCCACTCCCGTCAGCGCCTACCTGCATGCCGCCGCCATGGTGAAGGCCGGCATCTACCTGGTGGCACGGCTCGCGCCCGGCTTTTCGGAGACTGCCTACTGGCAGCCCGTTGTCCTGGGGCTGGGCCTGGCCACCATGCTGGTGGGTGGCTACCGGGCGCTGCGGCAAACCGACATCAAGCTGATCCTTGCCTACGGCACCGTCAGCCAGCTGGGCTTCCTCACCATGGTGGTGGGCCTGGGAACGCCCGACGCCGCGCTCGCGGGCCTGGCCATGCTGCTGGCCCACGGCCTGTTCAAGGCCACGCTCTTCCTGGTGGTGGGCATCATCGACCACCAGTCCGGAACCCGGGACGTGCGCAAGCTGTCCGGCGTCTTCCGCTCCTCACGCGCTTTGGGCATCGTGGCCGCAATCGGTGCCGCGTCCATGGCGGGCATTCCGCTGCTGGGCGGCTTCGTGGCCAAGGAATCGGTGCTGGAAGCCTTCGTGCACCACGCCAAGGAACCGCACTCCGGACCGTGGGCCCTGGTGGTCCTGGTGGGACTGGTGCTGGGTTCCATCCTCACCTTTGCCTACAGCGCCCGCTTCATGTGGGGTGCCTTTGCCGTCAAGCCAGGCGTGGAACCCACTCCGTTCAAGGCGATCACACCCTCCTTCCTTGCCGCTCCCGCGATCCTCAGCCTCCTCACCATCGTTTATGGGCTCTGGCCGCTTCCCGTGGATGCCTGGATCCAGCCGTACGCCGCGCTTTTCGCTTCCACAGCGCCCGACGCCGGCACTCCGGCCGAGCAAGCCGGGCACCTTGCGCTGTGGCATGGATTCACTCCGGCGCTTGGGCTGACAGCCCTCACCTTCGTGCTGGGCGCCGCCATGTACTTTGGCCGCAGCGCGGTGGCCCGCGCCCAGTCCTTGGTCCCGGCATGGGTGGACGGCGACCGCGCCTACCAGCTGACCATTGGGGCCCTGGATGACGCGGCGGTCTGGATCACCGGGCGCACGCAGCGCGGTTCCCTGTACTTCTACCTTGCCGTGATCCTCAGCGTGGCATTCGTCCTGCCGCTCGTGGCCATCGTGCTGGGCGGTACCGCCATGCCGCAGAACGTCTATTTGGTGGATCCCAACTCCCCGCTGCAGCTCGTGGCCGGCGCAGGCATCGTGATTGGCGCCCTCGCCGCCGTCAAGGCCAACAAGCGCTTCCTTGCAGTCCTGATGGTGTCCGTGACCGGGTACGGCATCGCACTGGTGTTTGCGCTGCAGGGTGCCCCGGACCTGGCCCTCACCCAGATGCTGGTGGAGACCATCATTCTGGTGGCCTTCGTCCTGGCCATGCGGAGCCTGCCGCCCGAGCTGCGCGACCGTACCGGCGGCAGGTACCGGGTGGTGCGCGTCATCATCGGCGTGGGATTCGGCGTGACCATGGTGTTCGCCGCCATCTTCGCCATGGGCGCCCGCACCGCGATTCCCATCTCGCTGCAGTTCCCGCAGCTTGCCTATGAGGGCGGCGGCGGGCTGAACGTGGTCAACGTGACCCTGGTGGACATCCGCGCCTGGGATACGTTCGGGGAAATCAGCGTGCTGGCGCTCGCCGCCACCGGCGTGGCCAGCCTGATCTTCGTGCGGGGACGCGGCGACCGCCTGCAGGCGTCGGCGTCCGTTGCGGAGGGCACCGTGGGGCGATACCGCGGCGTGGACCCCGGATCCCGTGACGGGGCCGCACTGGCCATCAGCCGGAGGTTTGCAGCCTCGGCCCGCGACGCGTGGATCGTGGCAGGGCGGACGCTGGCCCCGGAGCGCCGCTCCATCATCTTCGAGGTGATCACCCGCCTGATTTTCCACTCGATGATCATCTTTTCGCTCTACCTGCTGCTGGCGGGCCACAATCTGCCGGGCGGCGGCTTTGCCGGCGGCCTCACCGCAGGTCTGGCCCTGACCATCCGCTACCTGGCCGGCGGGCGCTTCGAACTCCGGGAAGCGGCGCCAATCAGTGCCGGCGGCCTGCTGGGGACCGGCCTGGCCCTGGCTGCCGTCTCCGGGGTGATGCCCCTGCTGCTGGGTGGCCAGGTGTTCCAGTCCGCCATCATCCAGGTGTGGCTGCCGGTGTTCGGGGACATTAAGTTCGTCACCTCCACCATCTTCGATATCGGCGTCTACATCGTGGTGGTGGGCCTGGTGCTGGACGTGCTGCGCAGCCTCGGGGCCGAAATTGATGAGCACATGGAGGAGCGGTCCGCCGGGGGCGGGCACGAACCGGACCACGACCGGCACGGGCGGGAACCTGACCGCATGCAGGTCCAGGGCCAGCGGGAACAGGACCAGCAGGAACAGGAACCGGACGGGATTCCTGCCGAGACCACCGTAAAGGGCCACGCATGA
- a CDS encoding CAP domain-containing protein: MAPSFIGVLCALALVSSSDAVPPGPLPFGQASGTASITLQTPLVRSGGTSTQADPAGRLTPAVDPDIRVASPLTGASPAPEPAPPTATPAPDLAPPSSGTGVAPSTETLGSPEATAASTESTPQTASIPPLWAPDQELGSPSTTQLAAPQPAPALSAEALVPDSNASAILTVFTKINEYRVANGLNKVKYHPTVAGMSQEWSDSIATREVIEHRASFWTDPRALNPNNGAGEVIAIRTDRDAAQLVEWWKGSPGHNAMLLDPRFNVMGAGISYTNSTYQIWGVVNFFGYTTLPAGTLDSPGGAGSGGALPPPPPSLCDAPVKHMPPTLNLAAAAITGPADLVSVDSAGQLLNRASTGPRTYAAPKVIGSGFGGAKEVFVTDWDRDGAYDVLTQWTGGNLTLHRGIASGGFQAPITLGTGGWNTLTLAVGGWCANNRMPQILALDSAGNLFLYANKGTGDIADRVAIATGVYASRLSMVDYDADGFQDVLALKADGTVQLYRGWGTTAVRAEARPTVATGWTDVTGIRPLRNVTGLNSTGIALRRANDTVQYWDLTWGSLASPSNIAGPWTGQRLAQ; the protein is encoded by the coding sequence GTGGCACCGTCTTTTATTGGCGTGCTCTGTGCATTGGCGTTGGTCTCTTCGTCGGATGCCGTGCCGCCCGGGCCGCTGCCATTCGGCCAGGCATCGGGGACAGCGAGCATTACACTGCAGACCCCGCTGGTCCGCAGCGGCGGAACCTCCACCCAGGCGGACCCGGCAGGAAGACTCACTCCTGCCGTGGACCCCGACATCCGCGTCGCTTCCCCCTTGACCGGGGCAAGCCCGGCACCGGAGCCCGCTCCCCCGACGGCCACGCCCGCCCCGGACCTCGCCCCTCCGTCCTCCGGTACAGGGGTTGCGCCTTCCACGGAAACGCTGGGATCTCCGGAGGCCACTGCCGCTTCCACGGAGTCCACCCCCCAGACGGCTTCCATCCCTCCACTGTGGGCACCGGACCAGGAACTCGGCTCGCCCTCCACAACGCAGCTGGCGGCTCCCCAACCCGCTCCGGCCCTGTCCGCCGAGGCACTGGTACCGGACAGCAACGCGTCCGCCATCCTTACCGTGTTCACCAAGATCAACGAGTACCGGGTGGCCAACGGCCTTAACAAGGTCAAGTACCACCCCACGGTGGCCGGGATGTCGCAGGAATGGTCGGACAGCATCGCTACGCGCGAAGTGATTGAACACCGGGCGAGCTTCTGGACCGATCCCCGCGCCCTGAATCCCAACAACGGCGCGGGCGAAGTCATTGCCATCCGCACCGACCGCGACGCCGCCCAGCTCGTGGAGTGGTGGAAGGGTTCACCGGGCCACAACGCCATGCTTCTGGACCCGCGCTTCAACGTAATGGGCGCCGGGATCTCCTACACCAACTCCACCTATCAGATCTGGGGTGTGGTGAACTTCTTCGGGTACACCACGCTGCCGGCAGGGACCCTTGATTCCCCGGGCGGCGCAGGGTCGGGCGGGGCTCTCCCGCCGCCGCCGCCGAGCCTGTGCGACGCGCCCGTCAAGCACATGCCGCCCACCCTCAACCTCGCCGCCGCGGCAATCACCGGCCCGGCCGACCTCGTTTCCGTCGACTCCGCCGGCCAGCTGCTGAACCGGGCCTCCACCGGGCCCCGCACCTACGCCGCGCCCAAGGTCATCGGATCCGGCTTCGGCGGAGCCAAGGAAGTCTTTGTCACCGACTGGGACCGGGACGGCGCCTATGACGTCCTGACACAGTGGACCGGCGGCAATCTGACCCTGCACAGGGGGATCGCCAGCGGCGGCTTCCAGGCGCCCATCACCCTCGGTACCGGCGGCTGGAACACCCTGACCCTGGCGGTCGGGGGCTGGTGCGCCAACAACCGCATGCCCCAGATCCTGGCCCTGGACAGCGCCGGCAATCTGTTCCTGTATGCCAACAAGGGCACGGGGGATATCGCGGACCGGGTGGCCATTGCCACCGGCGTCTACGCCTCCCGGCTCTCCATGGTGGACTACGACGCCGACGGCTTCCAGGACGTCCTGGCGTTGAAGGCTGACGGCACCGTGCAGCTCTACCGCGGGTGGGGCACCACCGCCGTCCGCGCTGAGGCCCGGCCCACCGTCGCGACCGGGTGGACGGATGTTACGGGAATCCGTCCGCTGCGCAATGTCACCGGGCTGAATTCCACTGGCATAGCGCTTCGGCGGGCCAACGACACCGTGCAGTACTGGGACCTGACCTGGGGAAGTCTCGCGTCGCCGTCGAACATTGCCGGACCCTGGACCGGGCAACGGCTGGCGCAGTAG
- a CDS encoding Na(+)/H(+) antiporter subunit C — translation MSVNLTLLIVMGALYACGIYLILERSLTRVLLGLMLLANATNLLILATGGYAGLAPLFAKDRAAQEYNDPLPQALILTSIVISFAVTAFMLGIIYRTWVLARQDEIQDDLEDRRVAATPSFDAEDDAEVPAETSEFPLTMLGSDGRDVSNHGASTANLDRADGGHETDQAVATLVAGGREMPAEHAAAEEKPGSLNIDPNPEGGGK, via the coding sequence ATGAGCGTCAACCTGACACTGCTGATCGTGATGGGCGCCCTGTATGCCTGCGGGATCTACCTGATCCTGGAACGCAGCCTCACCCGGGTGCTGTTGGGGCTGATGCTCCTGGCCAACGCCACCAACCTGCTGATCCTGGCCACCGGCGGCTACGCCGGCCTGGCGCCGCTGTTCGCCAAGGACAGGGCCGCCCAGGAGTACAACGACCCGTTGCCGCAGGCCCTGATCCTGACGTCGATCGTGATTTCCTTCGCGGTCACAGCGTTCATGCTGGGCATCATCTACCGCACCTGGGTCCTGGCCCGCCAGGACGAGATCCAGGACGACCTTGAGGACCGCCGCGTGGCGGCGACCCCCAGCTTTGACGCCGAGGACGACGCTGAAGTCCCCGCGGAAACCTCCGAGTTTCCGCTCACTATGCTCGGGTCCGACGGCCGGGACGTCTCCAACCATGGGGCTTCCACCGCGAACCTGGACAGGGCGGACGGGGGCCACGAAACGGACCAGGCCGTGGCCACGCTGGTGGCCGGCGGCCGGGAGATGCCCGCCGAACACGCTGCCGCGGAGGAAAAGCCCGGCTCGCTCAACATTGATCCCAACCCGGAAGGAGGCGGCAAGTGA
- a CDS encoding cation:proton antiporter regulatory subunit has product MNVDETNLPGLGLRKDFMTASGRRIGVVERREGQTELIVSTWDDPDTCQASIPLTSDEAATLGNLLGGTHLAMKLAEEHKDVPGIVTRQFSIAADSPFQNQPMGKASIRTRSGVSIVAIMREGEVLPSPGPDVVLHPGDLLVAVGTQEGLDSAAHILRHG; this is encoded by the coding sequence ATGAACGTGGACGAAACGAACCTTCCGGGCCTGGGCCTCCGGAAGGATTTCATGACCGCCTCCGGGCGCCGCATCGGCGTGGTGGAGCGGCGGGAAGGCCAGACGGAACTCATCGTTTCCACCTGGGACGACCCCGACACCTGCCAGGCTTCGATTCCGCTGACCAGCGACGAAGCAGCCACCCTTGGCAACCTCCTGGGCGGCACGCACCTGGCCATGAAGCTCGCAGAGGAGCACAAGGACGTGCCGGGCATTGTCACCCGGCAGTTCTCCATCGCCGCCGACTCCCCGTTCCAGAACCAACCCATGGGCAAGGCGTCCATCCGCACCCGGAGCGGCGTCTCCATCGTTGCCATCATGCGCGAGGGTGAGGTGCTGCCATCGCCTGGGCCCGACGTCGTCCTCCACCCCGGTGACCTGCTGGTGGCCGTGGGCACCCAGGAAGGCCTCGATTCAGCGGCCCATATCCTGCGCCACGGCTAG
- a CDS encoding cation:proton antiporter, which translates to MDPLAQTLVELGAVVFCLGLLARLAGRIGMSPIPFYLLGGLAFGAGGIIKLEGMHEFAHLSGEIGVILLLLMLGLEYTAAELFTGLRRSWQAGILDLVLNFLPGAGLALLLGWGGVGAMVMGGVTYISSSGIAAKVITDLGRLGNRETPVVLSILVFEDLAMAVYLPILTATLAGVSFLGGLTTVGIALAVVSVVLMVALRHGHHVSKAVHSENSEVFLLNVLGAALLVAGVASAMQVSAAVGAFMLGIAISGATAHNATRILEPLRDLFAAIFFVAFGLNTDPTSIPPVLGWALVLAVATAGTKMITGIWAAKQAGIARPGRFRAGAALVARGEFSIVIAGLAVASGAVPHDLAALATAYVLLMAVLGPLAARYVEPLAKPFIRPRAVAPQL; encoded by the coding sequence ATGGACCCGTTGGCCCAGACCCTCGTTGAACTGGGGGCCGTCGTGTTCTGCCTCGGCCTCCTGGCCAGGCTGGCCGGACGGATCGGCATGTCGCCCATCCCGTTCTACCTGCTGGGTGGGCTGGCATTCGGTGCCGGCGGCATCATCAAGCTCGAAGGCATGCACGAATTCGCCCATCTCTCCGGCGAAATCGGCGTTATCCTCCTCCTGCTTATGCTCGGGCTGGAATATACGGCTGCTGAACTTTTTACGGGGCTGCGCCGTTCGTGGCAGGCCGGCATCCTGGACCTCGTCCTGAACTTCCTGCCCGGCGCGGGGCTCGCGCTGCTCCTGGGCTGGGGCGGCGTGGGAGCCATGGTCATGGGCGGGGTCACCTACATCTCCTCTTCAGGCATCGCCGCAAAGGTCATCACGGACCTGGGCCGGCTCGGAAACCGCGAAACGCCCGTGGTGCTGTCCATCCTGGTGTTCGAGGACCTGGCCATGGCCGTCTACCTGCCCATCCTCACGGCCACGCTGGCCGGGGTCAGTTTCCTGGGCGGGCTCACCACGGTGGGGATTGCCCTGGCGGTGGTCAGCGTGGTGCTGATGGTGGCGCTGCGGCACGGGCACCATGTGTCCAAGGCCGTCCACAGCGAGAACTCCGAGGTCTTCCTGCTCAACGTCCTGGGCGCCGCCCTGCTGGTGGCCGGCGTAGCATCCGCCATGCAGGTCTCGGCGGCGGTGGGGGCCTTCATGCTGGGCATCGCCATCTCAGGTGCCACCGCGCACAATGCCACCCGGATCCTTGAGCCGCTGCGGGACCTGTTTGCCGCGATCTTCTTTGTGGCGTTCGGGCTCAACACGGACCCCACCTCCATTCCGCCGGTGCTGGGCTGGGCCCTGGTCCTGGCGGTAGCAACGGCGGGCACCAAGATGATCACGGGGATCTGGGCCGCCAAGCAGGCCGGGATCGCCCGGCCCGGCCGTTTCCGGGCGGGCGCGGCCCTGGTGGCCCGCGGCGAATTCTCCATCGTGATCGCGGGCCTGGCTGTGGCCTCGGGGGCGGTTCCGCATGACCTTGCGGCGCTGGCCACCGCCTACGTGCTGCTGATGGCGGTGCTGGGTCCGCTGGCCGCGCGCTATGTGGAGCCGCTGGCCAAGCCGTTCATCCGGCCGCGGGCGGTGGCCCCGCAGCTTTAG
- a CDS encoding MFS transporter — translation MNSASAPGAMQPASELEAGTASSSKGRILAWASWDWGSAAFNAVMTTFVFTVYLTSNAFGGEDSTSAVLGAALAVGGFAIALLAPVTGQRSDAGGRRKLWLGVNSAVVAILTALCFFVFPRPEFLLLGACLIALGNVFFEFAGVNYNAMLAQVSTPQNIGKVSGFGWGAGYLGGIVALLIVLQLFVQPAFDWFGASTQDSLNIRLVAVFSALWFFVFALPVLFAVPELPRSRQATRLGFLASYGLLFRRIKAIYATSPHTIYFLLASAVFRDGLAAVFTFGGIIAAGTFGFALSQVIFFAIFGNVVAAIGAMLGGFLDDKVGPKAVITSSLVGLLVAGTAILVLGNGNYSFFGMQWAGSTTFWVFGLFLCLFVGPAQSSSRAYLARLAPHGESGELFGLYATTGRAVSFLAPALFTLCITLATPLVPAGQAQRWGILGIMVVLLAGLLVLLPVKSPAKAPVAVVPAS, via the coding sequence ATGAACAGCGCCAGCGCGCCGGGGGCAATGCAGCCGGCCTCGGAACTCGAAGCCGGAACCGCTTCCTCCAGCAAGGGCCGCATCCTGGCCTGGGCCTCCTGGGACTGGGGTTCGGCGGCCTTCAATGCAGTGATGACCACCTTCGTCTTCACCGTTTACCTGACATCCAATGCCTTTGGCGGCGAGGACAGCACATCTGCAGTGCTGGGCGCGGCCCTGGCCGTGGGCGGATTCGCCATCGCGCTGCTGGCACCCGTGACCGGCCAGCGCTCCGACGCCGGCGGCCGGCGCAAGCTGTGGCTGGGAGTGAACTCAGCCGTCGTCGCCATCCTCACGGCCCTGTGCTTCTTCGTGTTCCCTCGCCCGGAGTTCCTGCTCCTCGGGGCATGCCTGATCGCCCTGGGGAACGTGTTCTTCGAATTCGCCGGGGTCAACTACAACGCCATGCTGGCCCAGGTTTCCACGCCGCAGAACATCGGAAAGGTCAGTGGCTTCGGCTGGGGCGCCGGCTACCTGGGCGGAATCGTGGCCCTCCTGATCGTCCTGCAACTGTTCGTCCAACCCGCCTTTGACTGGTTCGGTGCGTCCACCCAGGACAGTCTCAACATCCGGCTCGTGGCCGTCTTCTCCGCCCTGTGGTTCTTCGTCTTTGCCCTTCCGGTCCTGTTCGCCGTCCCTGAGCTGCCCCGGTCACGCCAGGCCACCCGCCTCGGCTTCCTGGCCAGCTACGGACTGCTTTTCCGCCGGATCAAGGCCATCTACGCCACCAGCCCGCACACCATCTACTTCCTGCTGGCCAGCGCCGTGTTCCGCGACGGGCTCGCCGCCGTCTTCACGTTCGGCGGGATCATCGCTGCCGGGACATTTGGCTTTGCCCTGTCCCAGGTGATCTTCTTCGCCATCTTCGGGAACGTGGTGGCGGCCATCGGCGCGATGCTGGGCGGGTTCCTTGACGACAAAGTGGGTCCCAAGGCTGTTATCACCAGCTCCCTGGTGGGACTCCTCGTGGCCGGGACCGCCATCCTGGTCCTGGGCAACGGCAACTATTCCTTCTTCGGAATGCAATGGGCGGGCAGCACCACCTTCTGGGTGTTCGGACTGTTCCTCTGCCTGTTCGTCGGGCCGGCCCAGTCGTCGTCGCGCGCGTACCTGGCCAGGCTCGCACCACACGGGGAGTCCGGCGAACTCTTCGGCCTGTATGCCACCACCGGCCGGGCCGTCAGCTTCCTTGCGCCCGCCCTGTTCACGCTCTGCATCACCCTGGCAACCCCACTGGTGCCTGCCGGACAGGCACAGCGGTGGGGCATCCTTGGCATCATGGTGGTCCTGCTGGCCGGACTCCTGGTGCTGCTCCCGGTGAAGTCGCCCGCAAAGGCGCCCGTCGCCGTCGTACCCGCCAGCTGA
- a CDS encoding SRPBCC family protein, whose amino-acid sequence MAIAEHEVLIERDAMAVYQYLLDATNLPAWRSDVRSVKLVQGPADATGAVYRKMVAGRSGLSIPAELEITNLRPGAEIEFHIVSGPATRWGGYYLSTEDAGTRVRFAMEAKRGGRFGFLSRFTFLDGMLQRRVSSDVAQLDRLKHVLELQPAI is encoded by the coding sequence ATGGCAATCGCAGAGCACGAGGTCCTCATAGAACGCGACGCCATGGCCGTGTACCAATACCTCCTTGACGCGACCAACCTTCCCGCATGGCGCAGCGACGTCCGGAGCGTGAAGCTCGTCCAGGGGCCGGCCGATGCCACGGGCGCGGTGTACCGCAAAATGGTGGCCGGCCGTTCCGGCCTGAGCATCCCGGCGGAGCTGGAGATCACCAATCTGCGGCCCGGGGCGGAAATCGAATTCCACATAGTCTCCGGCCCTGCAACGCGCTGGGGCGGCTACTATCTCAGCACCGAGGACGCCGGGACCCGCGTGCGGTTTGCCATGGAAGCGAAACGCGGCGGCCGCTTCGGCTTCCTTAGCAGGTTCACGTTCCTCGACGGGATGCTGCAGCGCCGCGTCAGCTCCGACGTGGCCCAGCTGGACCGGCTGAAGCACGTACTGGAACTGCAGCCCGCAATCTGA